In the Sulfurovum zhangzhouensis genome, one interval contains:
- a CDS encoding Nif3-like dinuclear metal center hexameric protein has protein sequence MKLQEVYDFLDRISPFELQEKWDNSGLIVGDMHREVSQVVVSLDIDEAMIEEAKEETLFVVHHPLIFGKLTQLDFSKYPSNLIEKMILKRQSLVALHTNFDQTHLNRYVFEKVLGLKMAHEAPFVCMARGEWCYKELLELIKKKFDLPTLKVVGKKEKITSIALTTGAGASLIDMVDADCFLTGDIKYHDAMKAMSEDLMMVDIGHYESEKFFAQILYDELKVLPLLVIIAQSKNPFEIDNTI, from the coding sequence ATGAAACTACAAGAAGTCTATGATTTCCTTGATCGTATCAGTCCTTTTGAACTACAGGAGAAATGGGATAACTCCGGACTGATCGTAGGTGATATGCATAGAGAAGTCTCACAGGTTGTTGTCTCTCTTGATATAGATGAAGCGATGATAGAAGAGGCAAAAGAGGAGACGCTTTTTGTAGTGCATCATCCATTGATATTTGGTAAACTTACACAACTTGACTTCTCCAAATATCCTTCCAATCTGATCGAAAAGATGATCTTGAAAAGACAGTCATTGGTTGCTTTGCATACCAATTTTGACCAGACACATCTCAATAGATATGTCTTTGAAAAGGTACTTGGATTGAAAATGGCGCATGAAGCACCATTTGTCTGTATGGCACGAGGTGAGTGGTGTTACAAAGAACTGCTTGAACTGATCAAAAAGAAGTTTGACCTGCCGACACTTAAAGTAGTAGGTAAAAAAGAGAAGATCACCTCTATCGCTCTGACTACCGGAGCAGGTGCTTCCCTTATCGATATGGTCGATGCTGACTGTTTTTTAACAGGTGACATCAAATACCACGATGCGATGAAAGCAATGAGTGAAGATCTGATGATGGTTGATATCGGACATTACGAGAGTGAGAAGTTCTTTGCACAGATACTTTATGATGAGTTGAAAGTTTTACCTCTTTTGGTTATAATTGCGCAATCTAAAAATCCGTTTGAGATTGATAATACTATCTAA